One segment of Leptodactylus fuscus isolate aLepFus1 chromosome 7, aLepFus1.hap2, whole genome shotgun sequence DNA contains the following:
- the LOC142213343 gene encoding olfactory receptor 6C74-like, which produces MPGNNYTTVTEFVLIAFEDLHQYQILLFIVVLLIYITCVAGNIIIFLLIKLDVSLHTPMYFFISLFVISEVAFVSVIIPKFLDVLITGRNRISFAACFMQIYFGNTMGIVECYLLTVMVFDRYLAITNPLQYLVIMSQMCTKLAVFPWIVGLVTAFIPNVFTASLNFCGSNMIDHFFCDLAPLQHLSCSDPYISNILTSLAAIFVVLLPFIIIIGLYSRIIATVLKIKSVEGKRKAFSTCSSHLIVSSLFFCTCITVYVRPSGGQQDKYLAIIYTVVTPLLNPFIYTFRNKDVKRVFFRRLNVLILLMKNMMQIRTKAENC; this is translated from the coding sequence ATGCCTGGCAATAACTACACAACTGTGACGGAATTTGTTTTAATAGCCTTTGAAGATCTCCATCAGTATCAGATTTTGCTTTTTATAGTCGTTCTATTGATCTATATTACATGTGTTGCCGgtaatataattatatttttGCTTATCAAGCTTGATGTCTCTCTCCATACGCCAATGTACTTCTTTATTAGTTTATTTGTTATTTCGGAAGTTGCATTTGTTTCTGTCATTATCCCAAAGTTTTTAGATGTTCTTATCACAGGTAGAAACAGGATCAGTTTTGCAGCCTGCTTCATGCAGATATATTTTGGTAATACCATGGGTATAGTAGAATGTTACCTTCTTACGGTTATGGTTTTTGATAGATATCTCGCCATCACAAACCCATTGCAATACTTGGTTATAATGAGCCAAATGTGTACTAAACTTGCGGTATTTCCATGGATTGTTGGTTTGGTCACTGCTTTCATACCCAACGTCTTCACAGCATCTTTAAACTTCTGTGGTTCCAACATgattgaccatttcttctgtgacttAGCTCCCTTACAACATTTGTCATGTTCTGATCCCTACATCAGTAACATTTTGACAAGCTTAGCCGCCATCTTTGTAGTTCTTCTGCCCTTCATCATAATAATTGGATTGTATTCTCGTATCATAGCCACAGTCTTAAAGATCAAGAGTGTAGAGGGTAAAcgtaaagccttctccacctgctctTCTCATCTCATTGTATCCAGCCTTTTCTTCTGCACATGTATCACTGTGTACGTCAGACCAAGTGGGGGCCAACAGGACAAATATCTTGCCATAATATACACAGTTGTGACTCCATTGTTAAATCCATTTATTTATACTTTTAGAAACAAAGATGTGAAACGTGTATTTTTTAGGAGGTTGAATGTCTTAATCTTATTAATGAAAAATATGATGCAAATAAGAACAAAAGCTGAAAATTGTTGA
- the LOC142213344 gene encoding olfactory receptor 5G9-like, with product MEDVNSTVVTEFILLAVEDFIRFQMLLFIACLLIYITCIVGNLVIFLLIHFEAKLHTPMYYFISRFSILEIVFVSTIVPKLLDILISGRNRISFVGCFLQLYCVGTTGVVECYLLTVMAFDRHFAITNPLQYLVIMSQWFTKLAVLPWVGGLVTSFIPTFFTASLKFCGPNKIDRFFCDLAPLQNLACSDPYISNLMTSLTTPFAALIPFILIIGFYTHIIVTVLKIKSVEGKRKAFSTCSSHLIVSGLFFCTTFTVYVKPSGSQHDKFLALIYTVVTPLLNPFIYTFRNKDVKLVLFRALRNSREFLKNMMQIGIKSQNICASACKSNVMFGPN from the coding sequence ATGGAGGACGTTAACAGCACCGTTGTCACAGAATTTATTTTATTAGCAGTTGAAGATTTTATTCGGTTTCAGATGTTGCTTTTCATCGCCTGTTTACTcatttatattacatgtattgtTGGGAACTTGGTTATATTTTTGCTCATTCATTTTGAAGCTAAACTTCATACCCCAATGTACTATTTCATTAGCAGATTTTCCATTTTGGAAATTGTATTTGTTTCTACCATTGTCCCCAAACTTTTAGATATTCTTATTTCAGGAAGAAACAGGATCAGTTTTGTGGGCTGCTTCCTTCAGTTATATTGTGTCGGTACCACGGGTGTAGTAGAATGTTACCTGCTTACTGTTATGGCTTTTGATAGACATTTTGCCATCACAAACCCATTACAATACTTGGTTATAATGAGTCAATGGTTTACCAAGCTTGCTGTATTACCATGGGTGGGGGGTTTAGTTACATCTTTCATACCCACATTCTTCACAGCATCTTTGAAATTCTGTGGTCCCAACAAAATTGACCGCTTCTTCTGTGATCTTGCTCCTCTACAAAATTTGGCATGTTCTGATCCCTACATCAGTAACCTCATGACAAGCCTAACCACCCCCTTTGCAGCTCTTATCCCCTTCATCTTAATCATCGGATTCTATACtcatatcatagtcacagtcttaAAGATCAAGAGCGTAGAGGGTAAGcgtaaagccttctccacctgctctTCTCATCTCATTGTATCCGGACTTTTCTTTTGCACAACGTTCACCGTGTACGTCAAACCAAGTGGGAGCCAACATGACAAATTTCTTGCTTTAATATACACAGTTGTGACTCCATTGTTAAATCCATTTATTTATACTTTTAGAAACAAAGATGTGAAACTTGTATTATTCCGAGCGTTACGTAATTCAAGAGAATTTCTAAAAAATATGATGCAAATAGGAATTAAATCTCAAAATATCTGTGCAAGTGCATGTAAATCTAATGTCATGTTCGGACCCAATTAA